A region from the Hypomesus transpacificus isolate Combined female chromosome 11, fHypTra1, whole genome shotgun sequence genome encodes:
- the abch1 gene encoding ABC transporter G family member 20, whose protein sequence is MAAEADGDATTGPKCTEMQERLTEVGMKADLEAPALPGMDGSAIICREVCRSYGKLKVLSNLNLTVPQGHIYGLLGPSGCGKTTLLKCIVGTLNISRGHISVLGKPPSFPGHEVPGRMVGYMPQDLALYNEFTISDTLTFFGRIHGLSSKDTQARVNFLVDFLDLPQKNRLVRNLSGGQKRRVSLGAALLQNPQLLILDEPTVGVDPVLRARIWQHLVEIVKTGRVSVIITTHYIEEARQANVVGLMRNGQLLAEGPPDAVMKQHNAVTLENAFLQLCETSDQVVAKHGVSPQGQLLENSQSFESSREENRPILGTGLEELPKYSADWKVRARHLVPKWRNIAALMIKTLVRMKRMPGSLCFQFLLPVIQISLMCLCIGADPKGIQVAVVNNETAPNSYSQSLLSFIDNSSVEQVNLSHAEAFAGVYNGEYWGVIGFGKNFTSYLTKRMISRQVSREVVDGGSVHVWLDLTNQQIATMLQKKLADAFDAFVQYKMGHSSYLVSLPVKFEEPIYGSLNTDFTTFVTPGAVLSITFYLAVGLTALSFVLERKEGLLDRCWVAGVSSLETMLAHLFSQLFVISVQIVLLLLFILLVFKIPNEGSLVLVIALIVLQGVTGISFGLVISAAIDDEQNANQAALGIFYPNLIISGIIWPVECIPYPLRYISLALPQTYASEALRCIMYRGWGLTRMMVWRGFAVTLGWNTFFIILATVILKLRT, encoded by the exons ATGGCCGCAGAGGCAGACGGCGATGCAACGACAGGACCCAAGTGCACAGAGATGCAAGAGCGG CTGACAGAAGTAGGAATGAAGGCTGACCTTGAGGCCCCTGCTTTACCAGGAATGGATGGTTCAGCGATCATATGTAGGGAGGTGTGCCGGTCGTATGGCAAACTGAAGGTGCTCAGCAACCTCAACTTGACCGTGCCTCAGGGACACAT CTATGGCCTACTGGGTCCAAGTGGATGTGGCAAAACCACTCTGTTGAAATGCATTGTGGGAACTCTGAACATTTCACGGGGTCACATCAGTGTGTTAGGGAAACCACCTTCGTTCCCTGGTCATGAAGTGCCTGGAAGGATGGTGGGCTATATGCCACAG GACCTGGCATTATATAATGAGTTCACCATCAGCGATACACTAACCTTTTTTGGACGAATCCATGGGTTGTCATCGAAGGACACTCAGGCACGAGTGAATTTCCTTGTAGACTTCTTGGATCTACCTCAGAAAAATAGACTGGTCCGGAATCTCAG TGGAGGGCAGAAGAGGAGGGTATCTTTGGGAGCAGCCTTGCTTCAGAACCCACAGTTGCTGATTTTAGATGAGCCTACAGTCGGAGTGGACCCAGTACTCAGAGCGAG AATCTGGCAGCATCTGGTTGAAATAGTGAAGACGGGCCGCGTATCTGTTATCATCACTACTCACTACATTGAGGAGGCCAGGCAAGCCAATGTG GTCGGTCTGATGAGAAACGGACAACTCCTGGCCGAGGGGCCTCCTGACGCAGTAATGAAGCAACACAATGCTGTG ACACTAGAGAATGCTTTCCTACAACTCTGTGAGACATCTGACCAAGTGGTGGCCAAACACGGAGTGAGTCCGCAGGGCCAGCTTTTAGAAAATAGCCAATCATTTGAAAGCAGCCGGGAAGAGAACAGGCCCATTCTGGGGACTGGACTAGAGGAGCTGCCCAAATACTCAG ccGACTGGAAAGTCAGAGCGAGACATCTGGTGCCAAAGTGGCGGAACATTGCAGCCCTGATGATCAAGACCTTGGTTAGAATGAAGAGAATGCCAGG ATCCTTGTGCTTCCAGTTCCTGTTGCCAGTGATCCAGATCTCtctcatgtgtctgtgtatcgGAGCAGACCCAAAGGGAATACAGGTGGCCGTGGTCAACAATGAAACCGCCCCAAACTCCTACAGCCAATCATTACTCTCCTTTATTGACAATTCCAGTGTGGAGCAG GTGAACTTATCTCACGCAGAAGCTTTCGCAGGTGTCTATAATGGAGAGTACTGGGGCGTCATAGGGTTCGGCAAGAACTTTACCTCCTATCTGACCAAGAG gATGATATCCCGTCAAGTTTCTCGGGAAGTGGTAGATGGTGGATCAGTACACGTCTGGCTGGACCTAACAA ATCAACAAATTGCCACTATGCTCCAGAAAAAACTTGCAGATGCCTTTGAT GCCTTTGTCCAGTATAAGATGGGCCACTCATCCTACCTTGTTTCGCTACCTGTAAAG TTTGAGGAGCCTATTTACGGCAGCCTAAACACAGACTTCACCACGTTTGTTACTCCGGGAGCTGTACTAAG CATCACCTTTTACCTGGCTGTGGGCTTGACCGCCCTCTCGTTTGTGCTTGAGAGGAAGGAGGGTCTTTTGGACAGGTGCTGGGTCGCAG GTGTCAGTTCTCTGGAGACCATGTTGGCTCACCTCTTTTCTCAGTTGTTTGTCATCAGTGTCCAGATCGTTCTACTGCTTCTCTTCATCCTGCTCGTCTTCAAG ATTCCTAACGAGGGTTCTCTGGTGTTGGTCATAGCTCTGATCGTCCTGCAGGGTGTGACGGGCATCTCTTTTGGCCTGGTCATCTCCGCAGCCATAGACGATGAGCAGAATGCCAACCAAGCCGCCCTGGGCATCTTCTACCCCAACCTCATCATcagtg GGATCATCTGGCCAGTGGAGTGTATCCCCTATCCACTACGCTacattagcctggctctgccccaGACATATGCCTCAGAGGCCCTCCGCTGTATCATGTATAGAG GCTGGGGCCTCACTCGGATGATGGTGTGGAGAGGTTTTGCTGTCACCTTGGGCTGGAACACCTTCTTCATCATATTGGCCACCGTCATCCTTAAGTTGAGGACGTGA
- the LOC124474055 gene encoding galectin-related protein B-like: protein MAVSGAEKDGISPILKSTEHDHFNDSFGNPGLISPDREDIARLLTVPFSGRIRGGMRPGKKIIVMGIVDVEPDSFDVSLTCGRGTDKEEPQTDVALKLTARFADRQFLRNARVSGKWSEEESSIPYFPFIPDQPFRIEVHCEHQRFRIFVDGHPLFDFYHKIKSLTSIDTVRIDGGLHITKLG, encoded by the exons ATGGCGGTGTCGGGAGCTGAAAAGGACGGAATA TCTCCGATATTGAAGAGTACCGAACATGACCATTTCAATGATTCGTTCGGAAATCCCGGTCTCATTTCGCCGGACAGGGAGGACATTGCTCGACTCCTg ACGGTACCATTTAGCGGACGCATCCGAGGGGGCATGAGGCCAGGAAAGAAGATTATAGTCATGGGCATCGTTGATGTAGAACCGGACAG CTTTGATGTCAGCCTGACCTGTGGGCGTGGCACAGATAAGGAGGAGCCACAGACAGACGTGGCCCTGAAACTCACTGCCCGATTTGCTGACCGCCAGTTCCTGCGTAATGCGCGAGTTTCGGGGAAGTGGAGCGAAGAAGAGTCGAGCATTCCTTACTTCCCCTTCATTCCCGACCAACCTTTTAGG ATTGAGGTCCACTGTGAGCACCAGAGGTTTCGAATATTCGTGGATGGACACCCACTTTTTGACTTTTATCACAAGATAAAATCCTTGACCTCCATTGATACGGTACGAATAGATGGGGGTCTACACATCACCAAGCTGGGTTAA